A single region of the Ancylobacter novellus DSM 506 genome encodes:
- a CDS encoding DUF4089 domain-containing protein: MDGRQADDDLGAFLDAGLKIAGLPLEPDLRPRVLMHLETAVVMAKLVTAFPLPDEAEPAPVYVP; this comes from the coding sequence ATGGACGGACGGCAGGCGGATGACGATCTCGGCGCCTTTCTCGATGCGGGACTGAAGATCGCCGGGCTGCCGCTGGAGCCGGATCTGCGGCCACGGGTGCTGATGCATCTGGAGACGGCGGTCGTCATGGCCAAGCTGGTCACCGCGTTCCCGCTGCCCGACGAGGCCGAGCCGGCCCCGGTCTATGTGCCGTGA
- a CDS encoding AtzE family amidohydrolase → MTVDPEAARLLAGPALELAAAVSSGKVSARAVAEAALHRIAGVDPVLNAFTDVTTERALAEADAIDAARAAGRALGPLAGVPFAVKNLFDLKGLPTLAGSKINRDRPPAARDATLVERLSAAGAVCLGGLSMGEYAYDFTGENLHDGRSANPHDPEHMTGGSSGGSGAAVGGKLVPFSLGSDTNGSIRVPSSFCGIFGLKPTYGRLSRARSFPFVASLDHLGPFARHVGDLAATYDALVGLDPDDPAQADRPAAPTLPTLDAPGDLRVAVLGGWFARQGTPQAYEAVARAAKALGATRTVDLPEVERARAAAYIITMAEGAALHMERLRQRPGDFDPAVRERLLAGAVLPGAWVQRAQIFRRWFRERALELFAEWDVLIAPATPVPAPRGGQKTFVLDGREMLVRPNIGIYTQPISFIGLPVAAAPIPTGERLPIAVQLIATPWREDVALRAARVLEKAGVAFAPEPVV, encoded by the coding sequence ATGACAGTCGATCCTGAGGCGGCGCGCCTCCTCGCCGGTCCCGCGCTCGAACTCGCCGCCGCCGTGAGCAGCGGCAAGGTGAGTGCCCGCGCGGTTGCCGAGGCAGCGTTGCATCGCATCGCCGGCGTCGATCCGGTGCTGAATGCCTTCACCGACGTCACGACCGAACGCGCGCTTGCCGAGGCGGACGCCATCGACGCCGCGCGGGCGGCGGGCAGGGCGCTCGGCCCGCTCGCCGGCGTGCCCTTCGCGGTGAAGAACCTGTTCGATCTCAAGGGTCTGCCGACGCTTGCCGGCTCGAAGATCAACCGCGACCGCCCGCCGGCCGCGCGCGACGCGACGCTGGTCGAACGGCTCAGCGCGGCTGGGGCGGTCTGCCTCGGCGGGCTGAGCATGGGCGAATATGCCTATGACTTCACCGGCGAGAACCTGCATGACGGCCGCTCGGCCAATCCGCACGATCCCGAGCACATGACAGGCGGTTCCTCGGGCGGCTCCGGCGCGGCGGTGGGTGGCAAATTGGTGCCGTTCTCGCTCGGCTCGGACACCAATGGCTCGATCCGCGTGCCGTCCTCCTTCTGCGGCATATTCGGGCTGAAGCCGACCTATGGACGGCTGTCGCGAGCGCGCAGCTTTCCCTTCGTGGCGAGCCTCGATCACCTCGGCCCCTTCGCCCGCCATGTCGGCGACCTCGCTGCCACCTATGACGCGCTTGTGGGACTGGATCCGGACGATCCGGCGCAGGCGGACAGGCCGGCCGCGCCGACGCTGCCGACGCTCGATGCGCCGGGGGATCTGCGCGTCGCCGTGCTCGGCGGCTGGTTCGCGAGGCAGGGCACGCCGCAGGCCTATGAGGCGGTGGCACGTGCCGCCAAGGCGCTTGGCGCGACAAGGACCGTCGATCTGCCCGAGGTCGAGCGGGCGCGGGCGGCTGCCTACATCATCACCATGGCGGAAGGCGCGGCGCTGCATATGGAGCGCCTGCGCCAGCGCCCCGGCGATTTCGATCCGGCGGTGCGCGAGCGGCTACTGGCCGGCGCGGTGCTGCCGGGAGCTTGGGTCCAGCGGGCGCAGATCTTCCGCCGCTGGTTCCGTGAGCGGGCGCTGGAACTGTTCGCCGAGTGGGACGTTCTGATCGCGCCGGCGACGCCCGTGCCGGCGCCACGCGGCGGGCAGAAGACCTTCGTGCTCGACGGGCGCGAGATGCTGGTGCGGCCGAATATCGGCATCTACACCCAGCCGATCTCCTTCATCGGCCTCCCAGTGGCGGCGGCGCCGATCCCGACCGGCGAGCGCCTGCCTATCGCGGTGCAACTCATCGCCACGCCGTGGCGCGAGGACGTCGCGCTGCGGGCCGCGCGGGTGCTGGAGAAGGCGGGCGTCGCCTTCGCACCGGAGCCGGTGGTCTAG
- a CDS encoding TIGR02186 family protein produces MRRAGALLLAFFALIGAARAESLILSLSKQRITITSSFTGDSIVLFGVIEPNAAPGEAMKPNDVVVTVRGPNESFVTWRKERRFGLWINVDSRSFLAAPSYLAVLSNRPPAQIADADTLRREQAGFANNRLLQRVGSDYADVVPGDPFRQAFLRVKQAQGLYVENTAGVDFIAPHVFRAVIPVPGIAPVGTYEVVVKSFVDGALAHRGMLNLEVAKVDFEQAVATAAEYHPWLYGIATMLGALAVGFIANLVFRKD; encoded by the coding sequence ATGAGGCGTGCCGGCGCTCTCCTTCTCGCCTTCTTCGCGCTGATCGGCGCGGCACGCGCGGAAAGCCTGATCCTGTCGCTGTCGAAGCAGCGCATCACCATCACCTCCAGCTTCACCGGTGACAGCATCGTGCTGTTCGGCGTCATCGAGCCCAACGCGGCACCGGGCGAAGCAATGAAACCGAACGACGTCGTCGTCACCGTGCGCGGGCCGAACGAAAGCTTCGTCACCTGGCGCAAGGAGAGGCGCTTCGGCCTCTGGATCAATGTCGACAGCCGCTCCTTCCTCGCCGCACCGTCCTATCTCGCCGTGCTGAGCAACCGTCCGCCGGCGCAGATCGCCGATGCCGACACGCTCCGGCGGGAGCAGGCGGGCTTCGCCAATAACCGCCTCCTACAGCGCGTCGGCAGCGACTATGCCGACGTCGTGCCGGGCGATCCGTTCCGGCAGGCCTTCCTGCGGGTGAAGCAGGCCCAGGGCCTCTATGTCGAGAACACAGCCGGCGTCGATTTCATCGCTCCCCACGTCTTCCGCGCGGTCATTCCGGTGCCCGGCATCGCGCCCGTCGGCACCTATGAGGTGGTGGTGAAGAGCTTCGTCGACGGGGCGCTGGCCCATCGCGGCATGCTGAACCTCGAGGTGGCCAAGGTCGATTTCGAACAGGCGGTCGCGACCGCCGCCGAATATCATCCCTGGCTCTACGGCATCGCCACCATGCTCGGCGCGCTCGCCGTCGGTTTCATCGCCAACCTCGTGTTCCGGAAGGACTAG
- a CDS encoding sulfite exporter TauE/SafE family protein: MTIYLPIAELPVNIFTLLALGIAVGFISGMFGVGGGFLMTPLLIFLGVPPAVAVASVSTHMAASSFSGTLTYLRRGLVDVHLGLVLLAGGLTGTLGGVLTFMVLRRYGQLDLVIAITYIALLGTIGTLMVVESLRALLREWRGEKASVARPGAHPLFLRLPFKMRFRQSHIYVSAIPVVAIGFSIGFLGALMGIGGGFILVPALIYLLRVPTLTSVATALMLTLVTMAAAIVMHAVLNQTVDAVLGLVLMVGGTIGAQFGSRAGQSMKAENLRLLLGLLVLAVGIRVAVDQTTKPADLYAVTIDESAP, encoded by the coding sequence GTGACGATCTATCTGCCGATCGCGGAACTGCCCGTGAACATCTTCACCCTCCTCGCTCTGGGGATCGCGGTGGGCTTCATCTCGGGCATGTTCGGGGTCGGCGGCGGGTTCCTGATGACGCCGCTGCTCATCTTCCTCGGCGTGCCGCCAGCGGTAGCGGTGGCGAGCGTCTCGACCCATATGGCCGCCTCCTCCTTCTCCGGCACGCTCACCTATCTGCGGCGCGGGCTGGTCGACGTGCATCTCGGGCTGGTGCTGCTGGCAGGAGGCCTTACCGGGACACTGGGCGGCGTGCTCACCTTCATGGTGCTGCGCCGCTACGGCCAGCTCGATCTCGTCATCGCCATCACCTATATCGCGCTGCTCGGCACCATCGGCACGCTGATGGTGGTGGAGAGCCTGCGGGCGCTCCTGCGCGAATGGCGCGGCGAGAAGGCCTCGGTGGCGCGACCCGGCGCGCACCCGCTGTTCCTGAGGCTGCCGTTCAAGATGCGCTTCCGCCAGTCGCACATCTATGTCTCGGCGATCCCGGTGGTCGCGATCGGCTTCTCCATCGGCTTCCTCGGCGCGCTGATGGGCATTGGCGGCGGGTTCATCCTGGTGCCGGCGCTGATCTATCTTCTGCGCGTGCCGACCCTCACCTCGGTCGCCACCGCGCTGATGCTGACACTGGTGACCATGGCCGCCGCCATCGTGATGCACGCGGTGCTGAACCAGACGGTGGACGCCGTACTCGGCCTCGTGCTGATGGTCGGCGGCACCATCGGCGCGCAGTTCGGCAGCCGCGCCGGCCAGTCGATGAAGGCGGAGAATCTGCGCCTGCTGCTTGGCCTGCTGGTGCTCGCGGTCGGCATCCGGGTGGCGGTGGACCAGACGACCAAGCCCGCCGACCTCTACGCCGTAACCATCGACGAGAGCGCACCATGA
- a CDS encoding PQQ-dependent sugar dehydrogenase, whose protein sequence is MSIFRRGQRSAALLASTMLAGVMMIAGPASAQQSTDNLEKLSNFQTTGASMEMESVPQTGPRVDAFKKTLSNIKLPDGFKISLYAIVPDAREMAVGPTTGVVFVGTRKAKVWAVTDRDKDRVADEVKVFAPSINFKLPNGVCFSKDGFLFVAEQNRVLLFPAAEFFYEGPDVAAFNVVKQGDLIPPGEESFNHTARVCRIGPDDKLYITLGQPFNVFAPEKLDLYKKVGMSGIVRMDRDGKNREVYATGIRNSVGMDFNPKDKTLWFTDNQVDGMGDDIPPGELNRSTKPGQNFGFPYFGGGSVRTVEYKDQAPPADAVKPEVEMPAHAADLGMTFYTGSQFPQKYRGGIFSVQHGSWNRTTPVGARVMFTSLKDDGTAAKTEVFASGWLTPNGEYLGRPAAVAQLNDGSLLVADDTSGAIYRISYGE, encoded by the coding sequence ATGTCTATATTCAGGCGCGGCCAGCGTTCCGCTGCGCTGCTGGCTTCGACCATGCTCGCGGGCGTCATGATGATCGCCGGCCCTGCGAGCGCGCAGCAGTCGACCGACAATCTCGAGAAGCTCTCCAACTTCCAGACCACCGGCGCCTCCATGGAGATGGAGTCGGTGCCGCAGACCGGCCCGCGGGTCGACGCGTTCAAGAAGACGCTCTCGAACATCAAGCTGCCGGACGGCTTCAAGATCTCGCTCTACGCCATCGTTCCCGACGCCCGCGAGATGGCGGTCGGCCCGACCACCGGGGTCGTCTTCGTCGGCACCCGCAAGGCGAAGGTCTGGGCGGTGACCGATCGCGACAAGGACCGCGTCGCCGACGAGGTCAAGGTGTTCGCGCCCTCGATCAACTTCAAGCTGCCCAACGGCGTCTGCTTCTCGAAGGACGGCTTCCTGTTCGTCGCCGAGCAGAACCGCGTGCTGCTGTTCCCGGCGGCCGAGTTCTTCTACGAGGGGCCGGACGTCGCCGCCTTCAACGTCGTGAAGCAGGGCGACCTGATTCCGCCGGGCGAGGAATCCTTCAACCACACCGCACGCGTGTGCCGTATTGGCCCGGACGACAAGCTCTACATAACCCTTGGCCAGCCCTTCAACGTTTTTGCGCCGGAGAAGCTGGACCTTTACAAGAAGGTCGGCATGAGCGGCATCGTGCGCATGGACCGGGACGGCAAGAACCGCGAGGTCTATGCTACCGGCATCCGCAATTCGGTGGGCATGGACTTCAACCCGAAGGACAAGACCCTCTGGTTCACCGACAACCAGGTCGACGGCATGGGCGACGACATCCCGCCCGGCGAGCTGAACCGTTCGACCAAGCCCGGCCAGAATTTCGGCTTCCCCTATTTCGGCGGCGGCTCCGTCCGCACCGTCGAATACAAGGACCAGGCGCCGCCGGCTGATGCGGTGAAGCCGGAGGTCGAGATGCCGGCGCACGCTGCCGACCTCGGCATGACCTTCTACACCGGCTCGCAGTTCCCGCAGAAATATCGCGGCGGCATCTTCTCGGTGCAGCACGGCTCGTGGAACCGCACCACCCCGGTTGGCGCGCGGGTGATGTTCACCTCGCTGAAGGACGACGGCACGGCGGCCAAGACGGAGGTGTTCGCTTCCGGCTGGCTGACGCCGAACGGCGAATATCTTGGCCGTCCGGCGGCGGTGGCGCAGCTCAATGACGGCTCGCTGCTGGTGGCGGATGACACCTCGGGTGCGATCTACCGCATCTCCTACGGCGAGTGA
- a CDS encoding c-type cytochrome: MPLLAASVACAPALAQDAKAGRIKASSQCAVCHGQDGIAQLPTAANLAGQQEMYLVKAMQDFRSGARSNEMMTVVAKALSDADIANLAAWYSSIKVTVQPPQ, from the coding sequence ATGCCGCTCCTTGCGGCATCGGTCGCCTGCGCGCCGGCGCTGGCGCAGGACGCCAAGGCCGGCCGCATCAAGGCCTCCTCGCAATGCGCCGTCTGCCACGGGCAGGACGGGATCGCCCAGCTTCCGACGGCGGCGAACCTGGCAGGTCAGCAGGAGATGTATCTCGTCAAGGCGATGCAGGACTTTCGTTCCGGCGCGCGCAGCAACGAGATGATGACGGTGGTGGCCAAGGCCCTGAGCGACGCCGACATCGCTAACCTCGCCGCCTGGTATTCGTCGATCAAGGTCACCGTCCAGCCGCCGCAGTAA
- a CDS encoding peptidase C15 pyroglutamyl peptidase I, with product MRHRQAPRILVTGFGRFPGMPANPSSGLASALARSRRLRSGQVEARILPTRWSEAEGFPAVLDAAPDIVLMLGVAGRRRHVTIELVAHNATGLLPDAARARPIARRLERNGPERRRLGAAPMPLLRALREAGAPARLSRDAGRYVCNALAWRAYAWAQAGSRADGGQRLAVFVHIPRAGVIPTATLKRALAALLVALAGQYRPVEPRSVVPKEQGDAALAASQGPLTAAAGR from the coding sequence ATGCGCCACCGACAGGCTCCGCGCATTCTCGTCACCGGCTTCGGCCGCTTCCCCGGCATGCCGGCCAACCCTTCGTCCGGCCTCGCCTCCGCGTTGGCACGCAGCCGGCGGCTGCGCAGCGGGCAGGTCGAGGCGCGCATCCTGCCGACGCGCTGGTCGGAAGCGGAAGGCTTTCCCGCCGTGCTCGACGCCGCCCCCGATATCGTGCTGATGCTCGGCGTCGCCGGACGGCGTCGCCATGTCACCATCGAGCTCGTCGCGCACAATGCCACCGGCCTCTTACCAGACGCCGCCCGCGCCCGCCCAATCGCGCGCCGGCTTGAGCGGAACGGGCCGGAGCGGCGGCGCCTCGGTGCCGCGCCGATGCCGCTCCTGCGTGCGCTGCGCGAGGCCGGCGCGCCGGCCCGGCTGTCGCGCGACGCCGGACGCTATGTCTGCAACGCGCTGGCCTGGCGCGCCTATGCTTGGGCGCAAGCGGGGTCACGGGCGGATGGCGGGCAGCGGCTCGCGGTCTTCGTCCACATTCCGCGGGCCGGCGTGATCCCGACGGCGACGCTGAAGCGTGCGCTGGCGGCGCTCCTTGTCGCCCTCGCCGGCCAGTACCGGCCGGTAGAGCCGCGGTCGGTAGTGCCGAAGGAGCAGGGTGACGCCGCGCTGGCGGCTTCCCAAGGTCCCCTTACTGCGGCGGCTGGACGGTGA
- a CDS encoding response regulator produces the protein MEGQHALAGQRIFIVEDEALVAMMMEAMIEELGAVVVGTEARIGDALNFVAQRHGEIDVAVLDLNLGGSRSYDIAQAINGHGIPIVFSTGYDDGTIEDAWREHPLLSKPFQLAELEGALARALGTRRS, from the coding sequence ATGGAAGGGCAGCACGCGCTGGCCGGACAACGGATTTTCATCGTCGAGGACGAGGCACTCGTGGCGATGATGATGGAAGCAATGATCGAGGAACTCGGCGCCGTCGTCGTGGGTACCGAGGCGCGGATAGGCGATGCGCTGAACTTCGTCGCCCAGCGCCATGGCGAGATCGATGTCGCGGTCCTCGACCTCAATCTCGGCGGCAGCCGAAGCTACGACATCGCCCAAGCGATCAACGGCCACGGCATCCCCATCGTGTTCTCCACCGGCTATGACGACGGCACCATCGAAGACGCCTGGCGCGAGCATCCTCTGCTCAGCAAGCCGTTCCAGCTCGCCGAGCTGGAGGGGGCGCTCGCCCGGGCGCTCGGCACGCGGCGAAGCTGA
- the meaB gene encoding methylmalonyl Co-A mutase-associated GTPase MeaB: protein MIHAAAPLPSLEELVEGVRAGRRATLARAITLVESRKPEHRALAEELVQALLPATGKAIRVGITGVPGVGKSTTIDALGTHLLERGHRVAVLAVDPSSSRTGGSILGDKTRMARLSMDDRAFVRPSPAAGTLGGVAARTRETLLLCEAAGYDVVLVETVGVGQSETAVADMTDTFLVLMLPGAGDELQGIKKGIIELADILAVNKADGPNAPRAKKAAADYRAALHLLGGREPHWSTPVLTYSGLTGEGIEELWGQVVLHRERAEQAGALAARRSTQQVKWMWALFDDRLRGRLHADPSLRTELPAIERAVANGTLEPTSGASRLAALLGL from the coding sequence TTGATCCACGCCGCCGCTCCCCTTCCCTCGCTCGAAGAGCTCGTCGAGGGCGTCCGCGCCGGCCGGCGGGCCACGCTCGCGCGGGCCATCACGCTCGTCGAATCGCGCAAGCCCGAACACCGGGCGCTGGCCGAGGAATTGGTGCAGGCGCTGCTGCCCGCCACCGGCAAGGCGATCCGCGTGGGCATCACCGGCGTGCCGGGGGTGGGCAAGTCGACCACGATCGACGCGCTTGGCACCCATCTGCTCGAGCGTGGCCACCGCGTCGCCGTGCTCGCGGTCGATCCCTCGTCCAGCCGCACGGGCGGTTCGATCCTCGGCGACAAGACCCGCATGGCGCGCCTCTCCATGGACGATCGCGCCTTCGTGCGCCCCTCCCCCGCCGCCGGCACGCTGGGGGGTGTCGCGGCGCGCACGCGTGAGACGCTGCTGCTCTGCGAGGCGGCCGGCTACGACGTCGTTCTGGTCGAGACGGTCGGCGTCGGCCAGTCGGAGACGGCGGTGGCGGACATGACCGACACCTTCCTCGTGCTCATGCTGCCGGGCGCCGGCGACGAATTGCAGGGCATCAAGAAGGGCATCATCGAGCTCGCCGACATCCTGGCCGTCAACAAGGCCGACGGGCCGAACGCCCCGCGGGCCAAGAAGGCGGCCGCCGACTACCGCGCCGCGCTGCACCTGCTCGGCGGACGCGAGCCGCACTGGTCGACGCCGGTGCTCACCTATTCCGGCCTTACAGGCGAAGGGATAGAGGAGCTGTGGGGCCAAGTGGTGCTGCACCGCGAGCGCGCCGAGCAGGCAGGCGCCTTGGCCGCCCGGCGCAGCACCCAACAGGTCAAATGGATGTGGGCGCTGTTCGACGATCGGCTGCGTGGCAGGCTGCATGCCGACCCGTCGCTGCGGACCGAGCTTCCCGCCATTGAACGGGCGGTAGCGAATGGTACTCTGGAACCAACATCGGGAGCTTCTCGCCTCGCGGCTCTGCTTGGCTTGTGA
- a CDS encoding CsbD family protein yields the protein MNWDRIEGNWKQMKGQVRQQWGKLTDDDVDRLHGKREELEGLLQERYGLAKDEANRQIDDWSRRFKM from the coding sequence ATGAACTGGGATCGGATCGAAGGCAATTGGAAGCAGATGAAGGGTCAGGTGCGCCAGCAATGGGGCAAGCTGACCGACGACGACGTCGACCGCCTGCATGGCAAGCGCGAGGAGCTGGAGGGCCTCCTGCAGGAGCGCTACGGCCTCGCCAAGGACGAAGCCAACCGCCAGATCGACGACTGGTCGCGCCGCTTCAAGATGTGA
- a CDS encoding branched-chain amino acid aminotransferase — protein sequence MTQSWSRTWTFFEGQWHEGNVPIMGVRTHAAWLGTSVFDGARAFEGVTPDLDLHCERVNRSAVAMGLKPLIPVEQWAELTREGLTRFAPDAALYIRPMYWAEFPGARTVDADPESTRWCLSLYEASMPPPSRGAAITLSRYRRPTIECAVTDAKAGCLYPNNSRALAEAHARGFDNAVLCDMLGNVAELATANLFMVKDGVAFTPAPNGTFLAGITRNRVIKLLREAGVEVVEGGLTWPDFLNADEVFSSGNYSKVSPISRIEERELQPGPIFRKARELYWEFAHA from the coding sequence ATGACCCAGAGCTGGTCGCGCACCTGGACGTTCTTTGAAGGCCAATGGCACGAGGGCAATGTGCCGATCATGGGCGTGCGCACCCATGCGGCCTGGCTTGGCACCTCGGTGTTCGACGGTGCCCGCGCCTTCGAGGGCGTCACCCCCGACCTCGACCTGCATTGCGAGCGGGTGAACCGCTCGGCGGTGGCGATGGGGCTGAAGCCGTTGATCCCGGTGGAGCAATGGGCGGAACTGACGCGCGAAGGGCTGACGCGCTTCGCGCCCGACGCGGCGCTCTATATCCGCCCCATGTACTGGGCCGAGTTCCCCGGCGCCCGCACCGTCGACGCCGACCCGGAATCCACCCGTTGGTGCCTTAGCCTCTACGAAGCCTCCATGCCTCCACCCAGCCGCGGCGCCGCCATCACCCTGTCACGCTACCGCCGCCCGACCATCGAATGCGCGGTGACCGACGCCAAGGCCGGCTGCCTCTACCCCAACAACAGCCGGGCGCTGGCCGAGGCGCATGCGCGCGGCTTCGACAATGCGGTGTTGTGCGACATGCTCGGCAACGTTGCCGAACTCGCCACCGCCAACCTCTTCATGGTGAAGGACGGTGTCGCCTTCACGCCCGCGCCCAACGGCACCTTCCTCGCCGGCATCACCCGCAACCGCGTCATCAAGCTGCTGCGCGAGGCCGGCGTCGAGGTGGTGGAGGGAGGCCTGACCTGGCCGGACTTCCTCAATGCCGACGAGGTGTTCTCGTCCGGCAATTACTCCAAGGTGTCGCCCATCTCCCGCATCGAGGAGCGCGAATTGCAGCCAGGCCCGATCTTTCGCAAGGCACGCGAGCTCTATTGGGAATTCGCGCACGCCTAG